The following coding sequences are from one Pseudonocardia sp. EC080619-01 window:
- the kdpB gene encoding potassium-transporting ATPase subunit KdpB encodes MTAQTVAPAEDPRPDTPAAPVGAGAFAPRQLIESVPEALRKLAPRVQARNPVMFVVWVGSVLVTVLAVVDPSVFAVLIAIWLWFTVLFANLAEAVAEGRGKAQAASLRATQRDTVARRLIEGSSDRAEQVPATALTIGDRVVVEAGETIPGDGDVVSGIASVDESAITGESAPVIREAGGDRCAVTGGTTVLSDRIVVEISTKPGESFVDRMIGLVEGAARRKTPNEIALTILLAALTIIFLLAVVAVAPMSAYAGSQVPVLVLSALLVCLIPTTIGALLSAIGIAGMDRLVQRNVLATSGRAVEAAGDIDTLLLDKTGTITFGNRRATALHPVGGTGLDELARAARLSSLADQTPEGRSIVELCAAEHGLAPEADAAEAVAEFVPFAAQTRMSGVDAGGASVRKGATAAVLGWAAGADDAVRAEVDRVVESVSDGGGTPLVVATGTDPGGRGARILGVIQLSDVVKPGMAQRFAELRAMGIRTVMVTGDNPRTAAAIACEAGVDDHLAEATPEDKLALIRREQSGGRLVAMTGDGTNDAPALAQADVGVAMNTGTSAAKEAGNMVDLDSDPTKLIEIVGIGKQLLITRGALTTFSVANDLAKYFAILPAMFAALYPSLGLLNIMGLSTPESAILSAVIFNALIIVVLIPLALRGVRYRPSSAASLLRRNLLVYGVGGVVTPFVGIFLIDLLVRLIPGV; translated from the coding sequence ATGACCGCCCAGACCGTCGCGCCCGCTGAGGACCCGCGGCCGGACACCCCGGCGGCACCGGTCGGTGCCGGGGCGTTCGCGCCCCGGCAGCTGATCGAGTCCGTGCCGGAGGCGCTGCGCAAGCTCGCCCCGCGGGTCCAGGCCCGCAACCCGGTGATGTTCGTCGTCTGGGTGGGCTCGGTGCTGGTCACCGTGCTCGCCGTGGTCGACCCGAGCGTCTTCGCCGTGCTGATCGCGATCTGGCTGTGGTTCACGGTGCTGTTCGCGAACCTGGCCGAGGCGGTCGCAGAGGGCCGCGGCAAGGCCCAGGCGGCGTCGCTGCGGGCGACCCAGCGGGACACGGTCGCCCGCAGGCTGATCGAGGGCAGCAGCGACCGTGCGGAGCAGGTGCCCGCCACCGCGCTGACGATCGGCGACCGGGTCGTCGTCGAGGCAGGGGAGACGATCCCCGGGGACGGCGACGTCGTCTCCGGCATCGCCTCGGTCGACGAGTCCGCGATCACCGGCGAGTCCGCACCGGTCATCCGGGAGGCGGGCGGCGACCGCTGCGCCGTGACCGGCGGCACCACCGTGCTGTCGGACCGGATCGTCGTCGAGATCAGCACGAAGCCCGGCGAGTCCTTCGTCGACCGCATGATCGGGCTGGTCGAGGGGGCCGCGCGGCGCAAGACGCCGAACGAGATCGCGCTGACGATCCTGCTCGCCGCACTGACGATCATCTTCCTGCTCGCCGTCGTCGCGGTCGCGCCGATGAGCGCCTACGCCGGGTCCCAGGTGCCGGTCCTGGTGCTGTCGGCGCTGCTGGTCTGCCTCATCCCGACGACGATCGGGGCGCTGCTGTCCGCGATCGGCATCGCCGGCATGGACCGCCTGGTGCAGCGCAACGTGCTCGCGACGTCGGGCCGTGCCGTGGAGGCGGCCGGCGACATCGACACCCTGCTGCTGGACAAGACCGGCACGATCACCTTCGGGAACCGGCGGGCCACCGCGCTGCACCCGGTCGGCGGCACCGGTCTCGACGAGCTCGCCCGCGCGGCCCGGCTGTCCAGCCTGGCCGACCAGACCCCGGAGGGGCGCAGCATCGTCGAGCTCTGCGCGGCCGAGCACGGGCTGGCGCCCGAGGCCGACGCCGCCGAGGCCGTCGCGGAGTTCGTCCCGTTCGCCGCGCAGACCCGGATGTCCGGCGTCGACGCGGGCGGGGCGTCCGTGCGCAAGGGCGCCACGGCCGCCGTGCTCGGCTGGGCGGCGGGTGCCGACGACGCGGTCCGCGCCGAGGTGGACCGGGTGGTGGAGTCCGTCTCCGACGGCGGCGGTACCCCGCTGGTGGTGGCGACCGGCACCGACCCGGGCGGGCGGGGCGCGCGGATCCTGGGCGTGATCCAGCTCTCCGACGTGGTCAAGCCGGGGATGGCGCAGCGGTTCGCCGAGCTGCGGGCGATGGGGATCCGCACGGTGATGGTCACCGGCGACAACCCGCGCACCGCGGCCGCGATCGCCTGCGAGGCCGGGGTGGACGACCACCTGGCCGAGGCCACGCCGGAGGACAAGCTCGCGCTGATCCGGCGCGAGCAGTCCGGCGGGCGACTGGTCGCCATGACCGGCGACGGCACCAACGACGCCCCGGCGCTGGCCCAGGCCGACGTCGGCGTCGCGATGAACACCGGCACCTCCGCCGCCAAGGAGGCCGGGAACATGGTCGACCTCGACTCGGACCCGACCAAGCTGATCGAGATCGTCGGGATCGGCAAGCAGCTGCTGATCACCCGGGGCGCGCTGACCACGTTCTCGGTGGCCAACGACCTCGCGAAGTACTTCGCGATCCTGCCCGCGATGTTCGCCGCGCTCTACCCGTCGCTCGGCCTGCTCAACATCATGGGCCTGTCCACGCCGGAGTCCGCGATCCTCTCCGCGGTGATCTTCAACGCGTTGATCATCGTGGTGCTGATCCCGCTCGCGCTGCGCGGCGTGCGGTACCGGCCGTCCTCGGCGGCGAGCCTGCTGCGCCGCAACCTGCTCGTCTACGGAGTGGGCGGGGTCGTCACCCCGTTCGTCGGGATCTTCCTGATCGACCTGCTCGTCCGTCTGATC